One window of the Geothermobacter hydrogeniphilus genome contains the following:
- a CDS encoding response regulator: MSVADNNLHRVLIIDDDRLFLKTLEKNIREDFPGLEVTTCDNPVQGLKAIDESIDLLLLDLEMPGMDGSKLLAYATARGIDKSRIIILSARDAEDLHQIFPMGVCLAVLNKHEARQKTVLKMVFSSLQRSP, translated from the coding sequence ATGAGTGTCGCGGACAACAACCTTCACCGGGTGCTGATCATCGATGATGACCGACTGTTTCTGAAAACCCTGGAAAAAAATATCCGGGAAGATTTTCCCGGCCTGGAGGTCACGACCTGCGACAACCCGGTGCAGGGGCTCAAGGCGATCGATGAAAGTATCGACCTGCTGCTGCTCGACCTGGAGATGCCCGGCATGGACGGCAGCAAGCTGCTGGCCTACGCCACCGCCCGCGGCATCGACAAAAGCCGGATCATCATCCTGTCGGCAAGGGACGCCGAGGATCTGCACCAGATTTTCCCCATGGGGGTCTGTCTGGCGGTCCTCAACAAGCATGAGGCACGGCAGAAAACCGTGCTGAAGATGGTTTTTTCGTCGTTACAGAGAAGCCCCTGA
- a CDS encoding Lrp/AsnC family transcriptional regulator yields MDLDLIDHSILSALQRNGRLSNVQLAEQVGLSESACLRRVKLLEENGVIDRYVMLVNPAAVGKPSSVFVQVTLDGQQAEKLAAFEAAVQNVSEIMECYLLSGDCDYLLQVRVRDNADYVRVHEKLTALPGVLRVQTSFALRTVRRTTEIPLNTLNQ; encoded by the coding sequence ATGGACCTTGACCTGATAGATCACTCCATACTCTCGGCCCTGCAACGCAACGGCCGCCTCTCCAACGTCCAGTTGGCCGAGCAGGTCGGCCTGTCCGAATCGGCCTGCCTGCGCCGGGTCAAACTGCTGGAAGAAAACGGCGTCATTGACCGCTACGTGATGCTGGTCAACCCGGCGGCAGTCGGCAAGCCGAGCAGCGTCTTCGTCCAGGTCACCCTCGACGGTCAGCAGGCGGAAAAACTTGCCGCTTTTGAAGCCGCGGTGCAGAACGTCTCCGAGATCATGGAATGCTATCTGCTGTCGGGTGACTGCGATTACCTGCTGCAGGTTCGGGTCCGGGATAACGCCGACTACGTCCGGGTCCATGAAAAACTGACGGCGCTGCCCGGCGTGCTGCGGGTACAGACTTCCTTTGCCCTGCGCACCGTGCGCCGCACCACGGAAATCCCGCTGAATACCCTGAATCAGTGA
- the ald gene encoding alanine dehydrogenase: MIIGVLKEIKANENRVCMTPSGVEMLHQSGHQVLVEQGAGEASGFSDADYAAEGAEIVATAGEVYARGEMVMHVKEPQPSEYQLIRSGQIVFTYFHFAADEQLTRAMIEREAVCIAYETIEGPRGGLPLLTPMSEVAGRMAAQQAAKYVERAQGGRGILLGGVPGVQPATVLVLGGGVVGTHAAQMACGLGAKVYLLDTNLDRLRHLSEIMPKNCIPLMSSPATIRELAPRADVVIGAVLVHGAKAPKLITRATLKTMKKGAVLVDVAIDQGGCFETSHPTTHQEPTFVVDGILHYCVANMPGAVPLTSTLALTNATLTYAGVIADKGWQTAARDDAGIRSGLNIVNGKVVYPGVAEAFGMELVGVEAVL, encoded by the coding sequence ATGATCATCGGGGTATTGAAGGAAATCAAGGCGAACGAAAACCGGGTCTGCATGACCCCGTCCGGGGTGGAAATGCTGCACCAGTCCGGTCATCAGGTGTTGGTCGAACAGGGGGCCGGTGAGGCTTCGGGATTCAGCGACGCCGACTATGCGGCCGAAGGGGCCGAGATTGTCGCCACCGCGGGCGAGGTTTATGCGCGCGGTGAGATGGTGATGCACGTCAAGGAGCCGCAGCCCTCCGAGTATCAGCTGATTCGTTCCGGCCAGATTGTCTTCACCTATTTTCATTTTGCCGCTGACGAGCAGCTGACCCGGGCGATGATCGAGCGCGAGGCGGTCTGTATCGCCTACGAGACCATCGAAGGGCCTCGCGGCGGCCTGCCGCTGCTGACGCCGATGAGTGAGGTCGCCGGACGGATGGCGGCCCAGCAGGCGGCCAAGTATGTTGAGCGGGCCCAGGGCGGACGCGGCATTCTGCTCGGTGGCGTCCCCGGCGTGCAGCCGGCGACGGTGTTGGTGCTCGGCGGCGGGGTGGTCGGCACCCACGCGGCGCAGATGGCCTGCGGTCTCGGTGCCAAGGTCTACCTGCTCGACACCAATCTCGACCGTCTGCGTCATCTCTCGGAGATTATGCCGAAAAACTGCATCCCGCTGATGTCGTCGCCGGCCACCATCCGGGAGCTGGCCCCGCGCGCCGACGTGGTGATCGGTGCGGTGCTGGTCCATGGCGCCAAGGCACCGAAACTGATCACCCGCGCGACCCTCAAGACGATGAAAAAGGGTGCGGTGCTGGTTGATGTCGCCATCGACCAGGGCGGCTGCTTCGAAACCTCGCATCCAACCACCCACCAGGAACCGACCTTCGTCGTCGACGGCATCCTCCACTATTGTGTCGCCAACATGCCGGGCGCGGTGCCGCTGACCTCGACCCTGGCGCTGACCAATGCCACTCTCACCTACGCCGGCGTCATTGCCGATAAAGGCTGGCAGACCGCGGCGCGCGACGACGCCGGTATCCGCTCGGGACTCAACATTGTCAACGGCAAGGTGGTCTATCCCGGTGTCGCCGAGGC